Within Pelotomaculum schinkii, the genomic segment CGCGGCCTATAACTATCCTCGCAAGCCTTATATTGAAGAAGATTTTTATGCTCTATAATATAAAGAAAAACAGGAATAAATAAAGGTTGCAGGAGCTTAATAAAGCTTCTTGCAACCTTTATTTTATTTCCTCTCATAGCTTTTATAATTTTAATAATTATTCCTGGCGACTTCAAAAGTATCAGGTTTCATCACTTCTCAACTGGGATTTTCGGCCTATCATCCCCACAAAGTTGTATTATATTATATATTACTATAAGCTATAGTAATTATCTTAAAATATATTACTATAGCTTATTAACTATAGTAATATATTTTTACTGTTCTCCCAAAGATACTTCATCGGCAGCATTTTTTCTGGTGATTCCGGCAGCATCCTTTTTCAAATACAGGCACACAACCGGCCAAATCTTCTATTTTACAACGCTGCCACCAGCTATGCCTTAGCCGCTAAAGCGGCCTCCTGATTTTTTTTAGTCTTCGACCGCACGACTAGCGTCAATACGATACCTAAAACACTACAACAAGCGGCAATGATAAAGGCAATTGTGTAATCTCCGTTGTGAGACGCTTTAACTGTAGCAGCCGTCATCGGACCAAACAAACCGGCAATAGCGAAACCTGAAAACATAATCCCGTAGTTGACACCATTGTTTTTCGACCCGAACATATCAGCGGTAAGAGCAGGGAAGATCCCCATAATCCCGCCGAAGCAAAGGCCTACAAGCATTGCTGCGATAAGGAATGCCGCATAGGAGGAGATGCCGGTCAAAGCAAACACAGCTACTCCGCTGATGATATACATGATCGTAAGCGCAACGTAGCGTCCGATTTTGTCTGATATCCAGCCCCAGAAGATACGTCCTGCGGTATTGGCCAGGGCTATCATGCTAACAGCCACAGCCGCTACCGCCGGCGTCACTTTAATGACTTCCTGGGCAATCGGCGAAGCTTGACTGATAATCATCAAACCGGCGAAGGCACCCGCGGTAAGCATAATCAACAGCACGTAGAACATGGGGTCCGCCAGCATTTGGTTCCAGTTTTTATCCTCACCGGAAACTGTCGAGGTGGCGGTCGGCGCCGGCGGGTTCCAGCCTTCCGGCTTGTAACCGGCGGGCGCAGTCATAACAAAGAATGATCCTACAACAATGATGATAAAGTAAGCAATACCCAAGGTCCTGAAAGTTGCCAAGATGCCCTGACTGGCAATCAGCGCGTTAGCCAAAGGCGGCACTAGAATTGAGCCTGCCCCGTATCCGGCAGTCGCTATACCGGAAACAAGACCCCTTTTATCAGGGAAGAACTTGACAGTGTTGGCTATGGTACAAGAATAAATAGCCCCCATGCCTAAGCCCATTAAAACACCGTATGACATATACAGCCATGTCACCGACGTGGTAAAGCCGGTGAGGAAAACACCGCCGGCAAACAGGAAAGCTCCGCCAACAATGACCCACTTCGGCCCGAATTTATCCTGCATTCTTCCGCCTAAAATCATGGTGACAGGTCCGAAAGAGTTCGAAATGGTAAATGCCAGCGTCGCTGCAGCAGCTGTACAACCTAATAAAACGACCATCGGTTTGGCAAAAACGCTCCAGGCGTAACCAGAGCCGATACAAAGGTTGATAGCAACGCTGGCTAACAAAACAAACCATCTTTTAGTTTTTAAGTCCATGAATAAATAATGCCTCCTTAATAATGTCTAGACTGAATGCATACCTCATTTGCTACTTGGCAACTTTCTCAAACAACTCCGATCTCCACCCTATTAAGTTTTAGCCGTGTTTTTGTCGGCCACCCCCTTAAATTAAATGTTAAGTAAAGCGGTCCACGTAAAATAATTCAGGTATGCATTTTAATTACCGGCCGCTTTTAATCAACTAGTGAGTTTCTTAACGAGAATTTGCAATAGATCATATTTATAAAGAAAGTCACAAACATTTTGACTATTATTTTCCACTTAAAATGCATTTTATCAATAAAAATAATACCTTTATTATTCAGGTTGGCGCTAACGCCTCAATGGCGATACCCGACATTGATACAATGAGCAATATTAATATTTTTGATATTACTATTATCCATAGTAACTATCTTAAAATATATTACTATAGGTAATACTATAGTAATATATTTTTACTTCTATTTTTCACCAGGGTAAACCATAGACACCACTATTTTTTTGGGACTCCGGTTATACGCATTTTCAAAAAATACATTAACCGGTAACATTCTGCAACATAAAGCTATTAACTATGCCTTAGCGGTAGCTTCCTGCATTTTCTTCGACTTGGATCTAACCACCTGCGTCAGCAATATACCGACAATGCTGATGACAGCGGCAACGATAAAGGCGGTTACGTACCCGCCGCTCGACGCTCTAACACTAGCGGCCGTCATCGGACCAAGATACGCGGCAATGGCAAAACCGCTGAACATAATTCCATAGTTGACACCGTTGTTCTTCGGTCCGAACATATCAGCAGTAAGAGCAGGAAAGATTCCCATAATACCGCCGAAGCACAGGGCTATTAACATAGCCTCCACCACGAACAGCGAATAGCTGGGAGTTGCAGTCAAAGCAAAGACTGACACTGCGCTGATGATATACATGATCGTAAGGGCATTGTAGCGTCCAATCACGTCTGAAACCCAGCCCCAGAACAATCGTCCTCCGGTATTGGCCAGGGCAATCATGCTCACCGCCACAGCGGCTACTGCTGCCGTTACTTTAGTCGTTTCTTGAGCAATTGCAGAAGCCTGGCTGATAATCATCAGACCGGAAAAGGCGCCGATCATGATCATCAGTAACAGCACATAAAAAATGGGGTCGGACAGCATTTGTTTCCAGGTTTTATCAACCCCCGAAACTGCCGAACCGGCACTGGGGGCAGGGGGGGTCCAGCCTTCCGGTTTGTAACCTGGGGGCGCTGTCATAACAAAGAATGAACCCAATGCGATGATGATAAAATAGGCGATCCCGAGTGTCCGGAAGGTAGCCATGATACCCATACTGCTAATCATTGAGTTTGCCAGCGGCGGCACTACAATCGAGCCTGTGCCGTAGCCGGCAGTTGCCAGGCCTGCCACCAGGCCCCTTTTATCCGGGAAGAACTTGACTGTATTGGCAATCGTGCACGAATAAATCAAGCCCATGCCAAGACCCATCAAAGTACCATACGACAGGTAAAGCCATGTGGTTGAAGTGGTAAAACCGGTCAGGAACACGCCTCCGCCAAATATGAAAGCCCCGACAAATATGACCCATCTCGGACCAAATTTGTCCTGGACGCTCCCACCGATGATCATTGTGACAGGACCAAATAAGTTCGAAATGGTAAATGCCAGCGTCGCTGCAGCGGCAGTGACTGCGACACCGGTAACAGACGATAAATGCGCGACCATTGGCTTGGCAAAAACGCTCCAGGCATATCCGGAACCGATACAAAGGTTGATAAGAACACTGGCTATCAAAACAAGCCATCTTTTAGTTTTTAAGTCCATGAATAATGCCTCCTTATAATGTTTTACTTACCGGATGCATACCGCATGTCCCACTTGGATATTACCATTGAACGACTCCATTATCCTTGCACCCTATTCAGTTTTAGCCGTTTTTTCGTCAACCACCTCCTTAAATACCTAATATAAAGAATGGCGGTGCGCACAACAAAAACTAAGGGGATGCAGTTTAGCGGCCAGCCACTCTTAATCAACTAGTAAGCCTCATGAAATTTAAATAAGTGCTCAGCGCAGCAGGCTGCCCGCTATAATCTTCTGCGGATATTCATTGGAACTGTCGAAAATGATTGCGCCTTTCACATCACGTAAAAGCCTTTCGACGATCATATCTCTGCCGTAACCATAGCCGCCGTGAATTTGCAGCGCATTCATGCAGACGTCTACACCGGCTTTTGCCGCAAACATTCTGGTCATAGCCGCTTCCCGGGCATATGGCTTGCCTTCATCAATTAGAGCCGCAACCCTGTAGGTCGCCACCCGGACCAGGTGAACATTCATGGCCATCTCCGCCAACATCCACTGTATCGTCTGCAAGCGGGCAATTGGTCCGCCAAATTGAACACGTTCTTTGGCATAGTTTATTGATGCGTCAAGCGCGGACTGGGCAATGCCAATAACTTGCGCGGCAGCTGCCACACTGCTGTTGGCAAGAATGCCCATATAAATCTCATATCCCTGATTTTCAGCGCCGAGCAGGTTTTCCTTGGGCACCTGTACGTTGTCAAACACTATTTCTGATGTCTGCAAAGCGCGCAAACCCATTTTCTCAATCTGCCTGCTGATGGTTAACCCGGGAGTACCCGCGTCGACTATAAAGGCGCTCAGTCCCTTCATACCAGCGTCAGGATTGGTTAAAGCAAAAACAATGTACACATCGGCTACGCCGCCGTTGACGACATAATATTTCTTGCCGCTTAACACATATTTACCTCCGGCAAAGCCGGCCGTAACCTTATCCGGACCCTCAGCAGGCGCGGCGCCCGGCTCGTACATTGCAAAACCGCCCAGTTTCTCTCCTGTACACATATCCGGCAAATATTTTTCCTTCTGCTCTTGGTTGCCCCACTCAAAGATTGCGTTGGCAGCCAGCGAACAGTGTGTGGCCAAAATTGCTCCTGTTGAAGCGCAGGAGCGGGACAATTCTTCAACCATCAAAATGTAACTGAAAAAATCCGCCCCCGCTCCGCCATATTCGACGGGAAAAAACATGCCCATGAAGTCAAGCGCCGCCATTGCTTTAATTGTTTCAGCAGGATAAAGCCCGGAACGGTCTATTTCAGAGGCCTGCGGTTCCAGTTGCTCCTTGCCGTAATCCCGGGCCATTTTTTTAATCAACTGTTGCTCTTCTGTTAAATTGAAATCCATAGCACTCTCCTACTTTGACAGCACTTAGTGCCCGGTTCCTTTAAGCAGCGCGCCCGCGATAACGACCCTCTGGACCTGGTTTGTTCCTTCGTAAATGGACAGGATCCTGGCGTCACGCCAAACCTTTTCAATATACGCGTCTTTGGTATAGCCGTAGGAGCCCATGATTTCCATGGCATCTCTTGCGACCTGCATAGCCATATCGGTGCAGAACAGTTTTGTCATAGCGGAATGCTTCGAATAAGGCTGGTGAGCGTCTTTTAATACAGCGCCCCGGTAAACAAGCTGCCTGCCGGCTTCGACGGCAGTGGCCATGTCCGCCAGTTTGAACGCTGCCGACTGTTGGGCCGACAACGGCTTACCATTATCCACGCGCCCTTTTACATATTCGACGCATTCATCAAGAGCTCTTTGAGCGACCCCGACAGCCTGGGCAGCCACCATCAAGCGGCCGGAATCCAGCGACATCATGGCCAGCTTCATACCGTCACCTTCATTGCCGAGCAAATGCGAAGCAGGTATTCTAACATTTTCCAATATCAATTCCACCGTGTTGGAGGCTCGAATTCCCATTTTATCTTCAACTTTACCGGCGCTTAAGCCCGGACGATCGCGCTCTACTATAAAGGCGCTCAGCCCCTTAGCTCCCTTGCATTTGTCCGTCGAAGCAAACACGATATAGGTGGCCGCCACCCCGCCTTGTGTAATAAAGCACTTAGTACCGTTCAAAACATACTCGTTCCCTTCCCGCCTGGCAGTGGTAGAAACAGCGCCCGCGTCAGATCCGGCGTTCGGTTCAGTCAGGGCAAAAGCGCCATAATTACCTTCCAGCAGGGGACCAAAGTGCTTTTTCTTCTGTTCCGGGTTTCCAGCCAATAAGACCGTATATGAGCAAAGGTTGTTTGCCCCTAAAGCAGTGGCTGTCCCAAGGTCGGCATAGCCAAGCTCTTCCAAAATCATGGCGCAGGTTACAGTATCCAGCTCAGGCCCGCCAACTTCTTTCGGCGCAACCAGGCACGCCAATCCTTCTTCCTTCCACGCTTTCAAAACTGACATCGGGAGTTCGCCATTAGCGTCGACGTCCCTGGCAATTGGATCAATATACTTTTTCACAAAAGTGCGGACTTTTTTTTGCAATTCAAATTGTTCAGGTGTATAGTCAAACATCCGGTTCATCAACTTTCACTTTTTGATCGTTGTTGGATAATTGGTTATACCTGTATTGACCGCCCTTGATATGAAGCCTTGCACCCTTGCTTTTTAAGGTCCTTGGACGGCAAGACAACCTTTCTTGTCTTGCCATCCAAGCCTTTTCGTACTTCACATGCGAGACAAGACCTTACCCATCAAATAGCGAGTAGTCTTAGTTTTGTTTTTCTTTATTAAATTATTTTACTTTTACGTCCCAAACAGCCTTTAAGCCGCCGTTGCCCCAAACAGGCTGGAAGATTTCAGCAGGCATCAATCTAGGGCCTCCTGCCGGGATGATCGGAGTGAATTCCATCTGATCCAGAATATCCTTCTGAAGATCTACGCCCGGCGCGATCTCAATCAACACCATGCCTTCCAAAGTCCTTTCAAATACGCATCTTTCAGTGATATAGAGCAGCTTCTGACCATTCTTAGCAGCTAAGTTGGCGTCAAAGGTCAACTGTAAGCATTTCTTTACGAACTTCTTCAGTTTGCCTTCGCTCTTAATAACAAGTTTGCCGTCTTCAACAGTTTCCTCTAAGCCCTTGGCAGTGAAAGTACCGATGAACAGAGCAGTATTAGCGCCTGCAGTGATGTTGGCAAATCCGCCCACGCCGAGAGTTACGCCGTTTAAGAATGAAGTGTTGATTGAACCGTCTTCCTGCGCTTCGGATAATCCGAATACACCGAAGTCCAAACCTGTTCCGTCAAACCAATCGAAATGCTCGCCCTGGTCTACCGAAGCTTGCACATTCCAGTGGCATCCAAAGTCAGGACCGCCGCCCGGAACGCCGCCCACAGAACCGGATTCGGAAATCATGGTGATTTCATCCATAACGCCTTCTTCAGCCATTACGCTGCCGCAGAAGGTAGGCAGGCCAATACCAAAGTTGCACATCCAACCGGCCTGCGCTTCCATGCAGGCTCTCCTTACCATTACTTTCTTCGGGTCAAGAGGCATCGGCTTTAAGCTGTCGCTTAGAGGAACTTTGATCCTTCCTGTGAGACCGTACCAGTAATTAATCTTTTGCTTGCCGTGGGGCCATAAGCCGTGAACGATGTTTTCGGGCTGTTCGGCGACCACTATATAGTCCACTAAGTTACGGGCAACTTTTACCATTTTGGGATCCAAAGACCCCCCCTGCGCCAGACGCTCAACCTGAACAATCACTTTTCCGCCATTCGCTTTTACTGCCCGCGCAACGGCGGATAATTCGAGGTTATAAACCTCATTTTCAATCGTAACGTTACCGTTTTCGTCAGCCGTAGTAGCCCTGATTATACCCTTCGTGTAAGGCAATCCCCTGTAGTAGAGATATTCCTCTCCGTCAAAATCAGGAATGTACTTGATAAATTGTTTATTTTGAGCCTTTAATTCCTCTGTAATCTTCCTTGCGCTGGGGTTTAAGCACCCTGCGTCAACACGTTCGTCCATGAAAGTACCCAGACCAACCTTTGACAGAACACCCGGCATGCCCCTGCCCTGTTCTCTGTACATCTGCAGCATTGTTCCCAAAGGCATATACCACGCGGGCAGTTTATCGTCCTGGATTAGCTTGGCGATTTTGGGAGTAGTGCTTTCATGCGAAGAAATATCCCACTTCAACATACCTTCGTGTGCGAAGCAGTCCGCCGGTATGCAGCCCGCGGCATGAAGATGGACCATGTCACGGGGATGGCCTGTCTCCACGAAACGTTTCTCGATAGCCTGGCCGATTTCTTCCGGCCATACCATTCCGAAACAGGCTGACAGAATTATGTCCCCGTCGGCGAACAGTTCCGCTGCCTCTTTAACAGTAATTACTTTTGCCAATTGACATCTCTCTCCTTATTTTTCTAAATTTAGCACGGAAACAGGATTCCTATATTCATGCAAACGTTCTGAATTCCCTTGTGGTTCTTCGCTATATTGGGCAGGACTTGGTATGGTATCGAAGAACCTCTTTGAGAACACCGTAAGCATAAATACCCATTTGTGAGGAGAAACACCAAGCTCCGAATTCCTTTACTGTAAGTCTGATACCAACCTCCCGGCGCATAGTTCTCCAAGCAGTTGGGTCTTGTATTCATGAATCAAGAGGCAACTGACACACTGCCTTCACTAAAGCACATATCTCCCGGCACGTCATTGCATATCATCATTATGGATTAGACCCCAACCATGTAGGTTACATATAAAGGCATAGAATATACCGGTTTTACTTTGCAGTGATAATTATGGGATTACCCACAGCGATTTCAATATGGCGTTCTTGACATGGAGCGCCCTCCCATTTGAAGGCCTAGCCTGTTGTTCTCCATGTCAAGTGCCTATGCTGCGTTTCGATAACGGCCTTTGATTCAATTCAACAAAAGCACTTTTTCACTCAGGCAAAAAGCAAAGAACATTATCCTTCAATAATCTTCTTTAATTTACCTTCGCCGAATACTTCACTGAAAATCCCAGCATCCATCAGTTTCAGATCCGGTGAAATGATCGGTTTAAATTCCATTTGGTCCAGCACGTCTTTTTGCAAATCAATGCCAGGCGCGATTTCAGTTAATACAAACCCGTCATGGGTAAGTTCAAAGACAGCCCGCTCGGTAATAAACATGACTTCCTGGCCTATTTCCCTGGCATATGGCCCGCTGAAGGAAATTTGCGCAACCTGGTTCAGGAATTTCTTAAACTGGCCTTCCTTTTCAATGGTCAGTTTGCCGTCTCCAGCCTTGACTTTCAGTCCGCCGGCAGTGAATGCGCCCGCCATAATCGTCTTTTTAGCGTTCGTGGCAACGTTAATGAAGCCGCCGACCCCGAAAACCTTACCGTTGAACACGCTGGCGTTGCAGTTGCCTTCCGGATCCGTTTCAGCCAGACCAAATACAGCGATGTCAAGGCCGCCGCCGTCATAATAATTGAAATGGGTAGGCTGCTCAGTCGATGCTTCAGCGTTCCAGTGGCTTCCAAAATCTCCACCCACACCAGGGATGCCGCCGATGCTGCCGGACTCGGACATAAGGATGACTTGGCTATCGGCTTTTTCCTCGGCAATGATACTGGCTACACCTTGCGGGATGCCGATACCCAGGCTGATCGCGCCCGGGCGCACTTCCATGGCTGCCCGCCGGCAAATAAGTTTGTCCGAACTCATGGGCATGGGAGGAATACTTTTCATGGGCACTTTTACTTCGCCTGAGAATGAAGGGTTATATACCGTAACCATGGTCTGCATTTGAGTTTTTTCTGCAACTACAACATAGTCTACAATGGTGCACGGAACTTTGACGTGTTTGGGATGCATTGTCCCATTCTTGACTATTCTCTCCACCTGAACTATAACGATACCGCCACATGCCTTAGCCGCCTGGGCTATCGACATTAATTCCAGGTTCGGGCCTTCCTTTTCACACGTGATATTGCCGTGTTCGTCTGACGAGGTAGCTCTCAAGAACGCTACATTAACAGGGAAAGGTTTATACCACAGCCATTCTTTCCCGTCCAGTTCCTTGACTTCAATGAGTTTTTCCCACTCGTCACGGGTTTTTTGATTGAAAGCACCGCCGTCCATGCGCGGGTCGATGAAGGTCCTCAACCCTGCCTGACTGAAAACGCCGGGGCCTCTTCTGGCGATATCATTGTAACATTGCAAAATAACTCCGAGCGGGAAATTATAAGCTAAACATGTATTACTGGCGATATGATCCATAACCTGGGGTTCTGAGCCGGCATGTGAAATGATGTATCTTTTGGTCATCCCCTCGTGGGCCCAGTGTCCGCCG encodes:
- a CDS encoding L-lactate MFS transporter gives rise to the protein MDLKTKRWFVLLASVAINLCIGSGYAWSVFAKPMVVLLGCTAAAATLAFTISNSFGPVTMILGGRMQDKFGPKWVIVGGAFLFAGGVFLTGFTTSVTWLYMSYGVLMGLGMGAIYSCTIANTVKFFPDKRGLVSGIATAGYGAGSILVPPLANALIASQGILATFRTLGIAYFIIIVVGSFFVMTAPAGYKPEGWNPPAPTATSTVSGEDKNWNQMLADPMFYVLLIMLTAGAFAGLMIISQASPIAQEVIKVTPAVAAVAVSMIALANTAGRIFWGWISDKIGRYVALTIMYIISGVAVFALTGISSYAAFLIAAMLVGLCFGGIMGIFPALTADMFGSKNNGVNYGIMFSGFAIAGLFGPMTAATVKASHNGDYTIAFIIAACCSVLGIVLTLVVRSKTKKNQEAALAAKA
- a CDS encoding L-lactate MFS transporter, coding for MDLKTKRWLVLIASVLINLCIGSGYAWSVFAKPMVAHLSSVTGVAVTAAAATLAFTISNLFGPVTMIIGGSVQDKFGPRWVIFVGAFIFGGGVFLTGFTTSTTWLYLSYGTLMGLGMGLIYSCTIANTVKFFPDKRGLVAGLATAGYGTGSIVVPPLANSMISSMGIMATFRTLGIAYFIIIALGSFFVMTAPPGYKPEGWTPPAPSAGSAVSGVDKTWKQMLSDPIFYVLLLMIMIGAFSGLMIISQASAIAQETTKVTAAVAAVAVSMIALANTGGRLFWGWVSDVIGRYNALTIMYIISAVSVFALTATPSYSLFVVEAMLIALCFGGIMGIFPALTADMFGPKNNGVNYGIMFSGFAIAAYLGPMTAASVRASSGGYVTAFIVAAVISIVGILLTQVVRSKSKKMQEATAKA
- a CDS encoding acyl-CoA dehydrogenase family protein — its product is MDFNLTEEQQLIKKMARDYGKEQLEPQASEIDRSGLYPAETIKAMAALDFMGMFFPVEYGGAGADFFSYILMVEELSRSCASTGAILATHCSLAANAIFEWGNQEQKEKYLPDMCTGEKLGGFAMYEPGAAPAEGPDKVTAGFAGGKYVLSGKKYYVVNGGVADVYIVFALTNPDAGMKGLSAFIVDAGTPGLTISRQIEKMGLRALQTSEIVFDNVQVPKENLLGAENQGYEIYMGILANSSVAAAAQVIGIAQSALDASINYAKERVQFGGPIARLQTIQWMLAEMAMNVHLVRVATYRVAALIDEGKPYAREAAMTRMFAAKAGVDVCMNALQIHGGYGYGRDMIVERLLRDVKGAIIFDSSNEYPQKIIAGSLLR
- a CDS encoding acyl-CoA dehydrogenase family protein; amino-acid sequence: MNRMFDYTPEQFELQKKVRTFVKKYIDPIARDVDANGELPMSVLKAWKEEGLACLVAPKEVGGPELDTVTCAMILEELGYADLGTATALGANNLCSYTVLLAGNPEQKKKHFGPLLEGNYGAFALTEPNAGSDAGAVSTTARREGNEYVLNGTKCFITQGGVAATYIVFASTDKCKGAKGLSAFIVERDRPGLSAGKVEDKMGIRASNTVELILENVRIPASHLLGNEGDGMKLAMMSLDSGRLMVAAQAVGVAQRALDECVEYVKGRVDNGKPLSAQQSAAFKLADMATAVEAGRQLVYRGAVLKDAHQPYSKHSAMTKLFCTDMAMQVARDAMEIMGSYGYTKDAYIEKVWRDARILSIYEGTNQVQRVVIAGALLKGTGH
- a CDS encoding CoA-transferase yields the protein MAKVITVKEAAELFADGDIILSACFGMVWPEEIGQAIEKRFVETGHPRDMVHLHAAGCIPADCFAHEGMLKWDISSHESTTPKIAKLIQDDKLPAWYMPLGTMLQMYREQGRGMPGVLSKVGLGTFMDERVDAGCLNPSARKITEELKAQNKQFIKYIPDFDGEEYLYYRGLPYTKGIIRATTADENGNVTIENEVYNLELSAVARAVKANGGKVIVQVERLAQGGSLDPKMVKVARNLVDYIVVAEQPENIVHGLWPHGKQKINYWYGLTGRIKVPLSDSLKPMPLDPKKVMVRRACMEAQAGWMCNFGIGLPTFCGSVMAEEGVMDEITMISESGSVGGVPGGGPDFGCHWNVQASVDQGEHFDWFDGTGLDFGVFGLSEAQEDGSINTSFLNGVTLGVGGFANITAGANTALFIGTFTAKGLEETVEDGKLVIKSEGKLKKFVKKCLQLTFDANLAAKNGQKLLYITERCVFERTLEGMVLIEIAPGVDLQKDILDQMEFTPIIPAGGPRLMPAEIFQPVWGNGGLKAVWDVKVK
- a CDS encoding acyl CoA:acetate/3-ketoacid CoA transferase; protein product: MAKFITVAQAAELFKDGDYVASSSFGLAGWAEEIALALEERFLKTGHPRDLTHIHAGGAGNFQGRGGGHWAHEGMTKRYIISHAGSEPQVMDHIASNTCLAYNFPLGVILQCYNDIARRGPGVFSQAGLRTFIDPRMDGGAFNQKTRDEWEKLIEVKELDGKEWLWYKPFPVNVAFLRATSSDEHGNITCEKEGPNLELMSIAQAAKACGGIVIVQVERIVKNGTMHPKHVKVPCTIVDYVVVAEKTQMQTMVTVYNPSFSGEVKVPMKSIPPMPMSSDKLICRRAAMEVRPGAISLGIGIPQGVASIIAEEKADSQVILMSESGSIGGIPGVGGDFGSHWNAEASTEQPTHFNYYDGGGLDIAVFGLAETDPEGNCNASVFNGKVFGVGGFINVATNAKKTIMAGAFTAGGLKVKAGDGKLTIEKEGQFKKFLNQVAQISFSGPYAREIGQEVMFITERAVFELTHDGFVLTEIAPGIDLQKDVLDQMEFKPIISPDLKLMDAGIFSEVFGEGKLKKIIEG